A genomic window from Vitis riparia cultivar Riparia Gloire de Montpellier isolate 1030 chromosome 16, EGFV_Vit.rip_1.0, whole genome shotgun sequence includes:
- the LOC117934261 gene encoding uncharacterized protein LOC117934261: MERKRCKKAETAPKDLMGLVFSWSLKDILNKNLYKDKVKMIPDTFSSVSHYLTSFIYPLIEETHADLLSSMTMVSQAPLCEILSVKTTEDYKPPTNLKYQITVKGIRNNGNDGEPYEPETGDLIALIDGRPKCISDLNRPKRSYIVASVVATPVRDLDEPPPEEDTCIVLSSKPIEFEQNMETNKKRETLFAVFLINMTTNNRIWAALNIGPDLGNKSIIQKVLQPDSLAGEECALCSSDSVSNSEPMVSSFDLNDSQKAAVISCIAARECHHQNSIKQIWGPPGTGKTKTVATLLFALYRMKCRTVTCAPTNIAVLTVTERLVGLVRDSNEYGTYGLGDILLFGNGKRMKIDDHRDLHDVFLDFRVKILANCFSPRSGWKRSLESMICLLEGPKEMYSTYLRERMNQGKGVQTNQEKEEDIQSQSFNKDGRKNKKSWMRKDIERTLKNSKKGKGKKQQDKNSEGATDGSCDKLLTLEEFFKKKFYDIVNNLKFCIPKLRTHLPTSLIPLEVAKNMIGAHRLLESFITLFQNVSVESKGLKEVIENIGDAGKSVDRFCKFHETRRKFLEILRCLRQAIEVPNTTDHYRIKSFCLQNATLLFCTASSSAKIPVGGKPIELLVIDEAAQLKECESAIPLQISGIRHAILIGDELQLPAMVKSKISEEAKFGRSLFQRLVLLGHRKHLLHLQYRMHPSISLFPNREFYDNLILDAPNVKERKYERSYLHGNMYGSYSFINVAYGKEEFNNRCSTRNMVEVVVVSEMVATLAEATKGRKQRVSVGIISPYKAQVYAIQDRLGKKYTSSADGKFSVSVRSVDGFQGGEEDIIIISTVRCNLKGSVGFISNRQRTNVALTRARYCLWIFGNGPTLEHSGTVWGKLVNDAKDRGCFHNAEEDNNLARAITTSLVELGELHLLQKKDSLLFRKARWKVHFSDDFWKSMVRIKSVEIHNKVFCLLEKLSSGWRRPDNEANPNTINGTCLQLLELYKVTKILNLVWSVEILKEDSNYIQVLKVWDILPMETTPKLAARLENLFGNKRVIDMDHCKFKCVEGNLEVPMTWPADDEPEQLLSSFKSLSLQS; encoded by the exons ATGGAGAGGAAGCGATGCAAGAAGGCTGAAACTGCACCCAAAGATTTAATGGGTTTGGTGTTTTCTTGGTCTCTGAAAGATATACTCAACAAAAATCTTTACAAAGACAAG GTAAAAATGATCCCCGATACATTCTCATCCGTGTCTCATTACTTGACATCATTCATTTACCCGCTTATTGAGGAAACGCATGCTGATTTATTGTCAAGCATGACAATGGTTTCTCAGGCTCCCCTATGTGAAATACTCTCTGTCAAAACAACTGAAGATTATAAACCTCCCACAAACTTGAAGTACCAGATTACAGTGAAGGGAATACGGAATAATGGAAATGATGGAGAACCATATGAACCTGAGACTGGGGATCTGATTGCATTGATAGATGGAAGACCAAAATGCATCAGTGATTTAAACAGGCCTAAGAGATCTTATATTGTCGCTTCAGTTGTAGCAACGCCAGTAAGAGACCTTGATGAACCGCCACCAGAGGAAGACACTTGTATAGTGCTCTCATCAAAGCCCATTGAGTTTGAGCAAAACATGGAGACAAATAAGAAGAGAGAAACTCTTTTTGCTGTTTTCCTAATAAATATGACTACTAATAATCGTATATGGGCAGCATTGAATATAGGTCCAGACCTGGGCAACAAGAGTATTATTCAGAAAGTGCTGCAACCTGATTCCTTG GCTGGGGAAGAATGTGCCCTCTGCAGCTCTGATTCAGTATCAAACTCGGAGCCCATGGTCAGTTCTTTCGATCTAAATGACTCTCAAAAGGCTGCAGTGATAAGCTGTATCGCTGCAAGGGAGTGTCATCATCAGAATAGTATCAAACAAATATGGGGGCCTCCTGGGACTGGGAAAACAAAGACGGTTGCTACATTACTATTTGCACTCTATAGGATGAAATGCAGAACAGTAACATGTGCTCCTACTAATATTGCAGTGTTAACAGTTACAGAGAGGCTGGTGGGTTTGGTTAGAGATTCAAATGAATATGGCACTTATGGACTGGGAGATATACTTCTATTTGGGAATGGTAAGCGAATGAAGATTGATGATCATCGTGACCTACATGATGTCTTTCTTGATTTCCGTGTTAAAATTCTAGCAAACTGTTTTTCCCCACGTTCTGGGTGGAAGCGTTCTTTAGAATCTATGATATGTTTGCTTGAAGGCCCTAAGGAAATGTATTCTACCTACTTGAGAGAGAGGATGAACCAGGGAAAGGGAGTTCAAACCAATCAAGAGAAAGAGGAGGACATCCAGTCTCAATCCTTCAACAAAGACGgaagaaagaacaagaaaagtTGGATGAGGAAAGATATTGAACGAACTTTAAAAAATAGCaagaaagggaaagggaaaaaacaacAAGACAAGAATAGCGAAGGAGCAACTGATGGAAGTTGTGATAAACTTCTCACATTGGAAGAGTTCTTCAAGAAAAAATTTTATGACATTGTAAATAATCTGAAATTTTGCATTCCAAAATTGCGTACCCACTTACCAACTTCTCTCATTCCTTTAGAAGTAGCAAAAAATATGATTGGAGCTCACAGATTGCTAGAATCTTTCATAACTTTGTTCCAAAATGTTTCTGTTGAAAGTAAAGGGTTGAAGGAAGTCATCGAAAATATTGGAGATGCAGGAAAAAGTGTTGATCGCTTCTGTAAATTCCATGAGACCAGAAGAAAGTTCCTTGAAATACTCAGATGCCTTCGCCAAGCAATTGAAGTTCCAAATACTACTGATCATTATCGGATCAAAAGTTTTTGTTTACAGAATGCGACCTTGCTTTTCTGCACTGCATCAAGCTCAGCAAAAATTCCAGTAGGTGGGAAACCCATTGAATTGTTGGTTATTGATGAAGCTGCTCAGCTAAAGGAATGTGAGTCAGCCATCCCTCTACAAATTTCCGGTATCCGCCATGCCATTCTCATAGGGGATGAGTTGCAACTACCGGCAATGGTTAAGAGCAAG ATTTCTGAGGAGGCCAAATTTGGAAGAAGTTTGTTCCAGAGGCTGGTATTGTTAGGACACAGAAAGCACCTTCTCCATCTCCAGTACAGAATGCATCCATCCATAAGCTTGTTTCCAAATAGAGAGTTCTATGACAATCTGATTTTGGATGCTCCCAATGTCAAggagagaaaatatgaaagGTCTTACCTGCATGGAAACATGTATGGTAGCTACTCCTTTATAAACGTAGCCTATGGAAAAGAGGAATTTAATAACAGGTGTAGCACAAGAAACATGGTGGAGGTAGTTGTGGTCTCTGAGATGGTTGCAACCCTTGCTGAAG CAACCAAGGGCAGGAAACAGAGGGTAAGTGTTGGTATCATATCACCATACAAGGCTCAAGTTTATGCAATTCAAGATAGACTGGGAAAGAAATACACATCAAGTGCAGATGGCAAATTCTCTGTGAGTGTTCGTTCTGTTGATGGGTTTCAAGGGGGTGAGGAGGATATCATTATTATCTCCACTGTCAGATGTAATTTGAAAGGTTCAGTGGGATTCATTTCTAATCGTCAACGCACAAATGTGGCTCTAACCCGAGCAAG GTATTGCCTTTGGATATTTGGAAATGGTCCAACTCTAGAACACAGTGGTACTGTTTGGGGGAAACTAGTCAATGATGCCAAAGATCGGGGGTGTTTCCATAATGCTGAAGAGGACAATAACTTAGCTCGGGCTATCACTACATCCTTGGTTGAACTTGGCGAGCTTCATCTTTTACAGAAGAAAGATTCATTACTCTTCAGGAAGGCAAGATGGAAG GTTCACTTCTCAGATGATTTTTGGAAATCTATGGTAAGAATTAAGAGTGTCGAGATTCATAACAAGGTGTTTTGTCTATTGGAGAAGCTTTCAAGCGGTTGGCGTCGACCCGACAATGAGGCAAACCCTAACACCATCAATGGGACTTGTTTGCAACTGTTGGAGCTGTACAAGGTCACTAAAATACTCAATCTAGTTTGGAGTGTAGAGATTCTCAAGGAAGATTCAAACTACATCCAGGTTTTGAAGGTTTGGGACATTTTGCCAATGGAAACAACACCAAAACTAGCAGCGCGTCTAGAGAACTTGTTTGGGAACAAACGAGTGATTGATATGGACCACTGCAAATTCAAATGTGTAGAAGG GAATCTTGAAGTTCCTATGACATGGCCAGCGGATGATGAACCAGAACAGTTGTTGAGTTCATTTAAATCACTCAGTCTTCAGAGTTGA